A window of Rhabdothermincola salaria contains these coding sequences:
- the glgP gene encoding alpha-glucan family phosphorylase → MKAVQTFTVVSQLPPELEPLRAVAMNLGWADDERAHDLFRRLDREAFELEGRDPAEILATESQEQLDRLAADASFTSLAGAVHEELRRSLDEPRWFQDRGASPLQEVAYFSPEFGIAAALPQYSGGLGVLAGDHLKAANDLGLPLVAIGLFYRHGYFRQQLDVTGWQVERFPRLDPRAMALEAVPDIKVMVELAGVPVYARLWRARVGRIELYLLDTDIDDNDEVNRLTCDRLYGGGVEERIRQEIVLGVGGIRALEALGRRPQVFHMNEGHAGFLALERIRCLMTDHGLSFSEAREASRPSALFTTHTPVPAGIDRFPRELMERYFAGWCRDLGLTVDDLMAIGHEPGTPDGEVFNMAAMGLRMAGRANGVAQLHGDVSRRMFSGLWPEIPVEDVPITAVTNGVHAPTWTSPEMSALYRKAIGPHWPEAEPEQWRAMDDVADRDLWRARADAKERLVGYARHKLRQAALDKGRTPAQVTWTDEALDPNALTIGFARRFATYKRATLLFRDPERLRRLLLDADRPVQFVFAGKAHPADEPGHHLLQQVAEMASEIDIRHRLVFLEDYDISVGRMLVQGCDVWLNTPLRPNEACGTSGMKVVFNGGLNLSILDGWWDEMYTPEVGWAIPSAETAPDVETRNDLESSSVYELLERQVVPLYYRRADNDIPTEWLAKVKRSVVRLGPQVESTRMLREYVERLYEPAAERAGQMMGDGFERARGLVRWTRHLERAWPGVSVPSTTYQELGDGPGRFAVEAQVALGDLEPDDLTVELVHGAIDLDEDMRDPQVVPMAVVGDGDHPGWRRYRAEVTFPRSGTFGYTVRAVPSHPDVDDYAQLGRVAIAQT, encoded by the coding sequence ATGAAGGCTGTCCAGACGTTCACCGTCGTGTCCCAACTGCCCCCCGAGCTCGAACCCCTGCGGGCGGTGGCGATGAACCTGGGCTGGGCCGACGACGAGCGGGCCCACGACCTCTTCCGGCGCCTCGACCGCGAGGCCTTCGAGCTCGAGGGCCGCGATCCCGCCGAGATCCTGGCCACCGAGAGCCAGGAGCAGCTCGACCGGCTGGCCGCCGACGCCTCGTTCACGTCGCTGGCCGGCGCCGTGCACGAGGAGCTGCGCCGCAGCCTCGACGAGCCCCGATGGTTCCAGGACCGGGGTGCCTCCCCGTTGCAGGAGGTCGCCTACTTCTCCCCCGAGTTCGGCATCGCCGCCGCCCTCCCCCAGTACTCCGGCGGCCTCGGCGTGCTGGCCGGCGACCACCTCAAGGCGGCCAACGACCTCGGCCTGCCCCTCGTGGCCATCGGCCTGTTCTACCGCCACGGCTACTTCCGCCAGCAGCTCGACGTCACCGGCTGGCAGGTCGAGCGCTTCCCCCGCCTCGACCCCCGGGCCATGGCCCTCGAGGCGGTGCCCGACATCAAGGTGATGGTCGAGCTCGCCGGCGTGCCCGTCTACGCCCGGCTGTGGCGGGCCCGGGTCGGGCGCATCGAGCTGTACCTGCTCGACACCGACATCGACGACAACGACGAGGTCAACCGACTCACCTGCGACCGCCTCTACGGCGGTGGGGTGGAGGAGCGCATCCGCCAGGAGATCGTGCTCGGGGTCGGTGGCATCCGGGCCCTCGAGGCCCTCGGACGCCGACCGCAGGTCTTCCACATGAACGAAGGCCACGCCGGCTTCCTCGCCCTCGAGCGCATCCGCTGCCTCATGACCGACCACGGGCTGTCGTTCAGCGAGGCCCGGGAGGCGTCGCGCCCGAGCGCCCTGTTCACCACCCACACCCCGGTGCCGGCCGGCATCGACCGCTTTCCCCGTGAGCTCATGGAGCGCTACTTCGCCGGGTGGTGCCGCGACCTCGGCCTCACCGTCGACGACCTCATGGCCATCGGCCACGAGCCCGGCACCCCCGACGGCGAGGTGTTCAACATGGCGGCCATGGGGTTGCGCATGGCTGGTCGGGCCAACGGCGTGGCCCAGCTGCACGGCGACGTGTCCCGGCGCATGTTCAGCGGGCTGTGGCCGGAGATCCCGGTGGAGGACGTGCCCATCACCGCCGTCACCAACGGGGTGCACGCCCCCACGTGGACGTCACCGGAGATGAGCGCGCTCTACCGCAAGGCCATCGGCCCGCACTGGCCCGAGGCCGAGCCCGAGCAGTGGCGGGCCATGGACGACGTCGCCGACCGCGACCTGTGGCGGGCCCGGGCCGACGCCAAGGAGCGCCTGGTCGGCTACGCCCGCCACAAGCTGCGCCAGGCCGCGCTCGACAAGGGCCGCACCCCGGCCCAGGTCACCTGGACCGACGAGGCGCTCGACCCGAACGCGCTCACCATCGGCTTCGCCCGACGCTTCGCCACCTACAAGCGGGCCACGTTGTTGTTCCGCGACCCCGAGCGCCTGCGCCGGCTCCTGCTCGACGCCGATCGCCCCGTGCAGTTCGTCTTCGCCGGCAAGGCCCATCCCGCCGACGAGCCCGGGCACCACCTGCTCCAGCAGGTGGCCGAGATGGCCTCCGAGATCGACATCCGCCACCGGCTGGTGTTCCTCGAGGACTACGACATCTCGGTCGGCCGCATGCTGGTGCAGGGCTGCGACGTGTGGCTCAACACCCCGCTGCGCCCCAACGAGGCCTGCGGCACCTCGGGCATGAAGGTCGTGTTCAACGGTGGGCTCAACCTGTCGATCCTCGATGGCTGGTGGGACGAGATGTACACGCCGGAGGTGGGCTGGGCCATCCCGTCGGCCGAGACCGCCCCCGACGTCGAGACCCGCAACGACCTCGAGTCGTCCAGCGTCTACGAGCTGCTCGAGCGCCAGGTGGTGCCCCTCTACTACCGGCGGGCCGACAACGACATCCCCACCGAGTGGTTGGCCAAGGTCAAGCGGTCCGTCGTGCGCCTCGGCCCGCAGGTGGAGTCCACCCGGATGCTGCGCGAGTACGTCGAGCGGCTGTACGAACCCGCCGCCGAGCGGGCCGGGCAGATGATGGGCGACGGCTTCGAACGGGCCCGGGGGCTGGTGCGCTGGACCCGCCACCTCGAGCGGGCCTGGCCCGGGGTCTCGGTGCCGTCGACCACCTACCAGGAGCTCGGCGACGGCCCCGGCCGCTTCGCCGTCGAGGCCCAGGTGGCCCTCGGCGACCTCGAACCCGACGACCTCACCGTCGAGCTGGTCCACGGTGCCATCGACCTCGACGAGGACATGCGCGATCCGCAGGTCGTGCCCATGGCCGTGGTGGGCGACGGCGACCATCCGGGCTGGCGTCGCTACCGGGCCGAGGTCACCTTCCCCCGTTCGGGCACGTTCGGCTACACGGTGCGGGCCGTGCCGTCGCACCCCGACGTCGACGACTACGCCCAGCTGGGCCGCGTCGCCATCGCCCAGACCTGA
- a CDS encoding ParA family protein, with the protein MPVIAVVNQKGGVGKTTVALGLASAAAHRGLRTLVVDLDPQANATTGLGVWDPPHTVDAALEADRPGGATQLVVPAGWPVSDDGVVPDVVASTPALAAREPQLANDPVGAQDRLQLALEGHPYDLVVIDCPPSLGLLTINGLFAADRALIVTEPAAWASDGVAQIRRTIDRIAARRDGVPRIAGVAVNRLGRTRDAKYWHGQLCEHYGDDVLEPVRLRAAVAEASAQSLPIHGLGHRPGAPEASEEFDVLLDAIAPELARPVPEALAADEPSTPEPSGDGEAPGADPRIDAVGDRPSSSAPSTPAV; encoded by the coding sequence ATGCCGGTCATCGCCGTGGTGAACCAGAAGGGTGGGGTGGGCAAGACCACCGTGGCGCTCGGGTTGGCGTCGGCGGCGGCGCACCGGGGGCTGCGCACCCTCGTCGTCGACCTCGATCCTCAGGCCAACGCCACCACGGGGCTGGGCGTCTGGGACCCGCCCCACACCGTCGATGCGGCGCTCGAGGCCGACCGTCCAGGGGGTGCGACCCAGCTGGTCGTCCCCGCCGGATGGCCCGTGTCCGACGATGGGGTGGTGCCCGACGTGGTGGCCTCCACGCCGGCGCTGGCGGCACGCGAGCCTCAGCTGGCCAACGACCCGGTCGGTGCGCAGGACCGCCTGCAGCTCGCCCTCGAGGGGCATCCCTACGACCTGGTCGTCATCGACTGCCCGCCGTCGCTCGGGCTGCTCACGATCAACGGGCTGTTCGCCGCCGATCGGGCGCTCATCGTCACCGAGCCGGCGGCCTGGGCGTCCGACGGGGTGGCTCAGATCCGCCGCACCATCGACCGCATCGCCGCCCGGCGCGACGGGGTGCCCCGCATCGCCGGCGTGGCCGTCAACCGCCTGGGCCGCACCCGAGACGCCAAGTACTGGCACGGGCAGCTGTGCGAGCACTACGGCGACGACGTGCTCGAGCCGGTGCGCCTGCGTGCTGCGGTGGCCGAAGCATCGGCCCAGTCGTTGCCGATCCACGGTCTCGGCCATCGGCCTGGCGCGCCCGAGGCCAGCGAGGAGTTCGACGTCCTCCTCGACGCGATTGCCCCGGAGTTGGCTCGACCCGTGCCGGAGGCACTCGCGGCTGACGAGCCCTCGACCCCGGAGCCGTCAGGTGACGGCGAGGCGCCCGGGGCCGACCCGAGGATCGACGCGGTCGGCGACCGGCCGAGCTCGTCCGCCCCCTCGACCCCCGCCGTCTGA
- a CDS encoding peroxiredoxin, translating into MSATVGQPAPEFTLPDQDGSPVSLSELRGGWAVVYFYPADDTPGCTAESCSFRDSHEDFVDAGARVVGISGDSVSSHRAFADKHQLPFTLLADESGEVRKAWGVGKTLGLLPGRVTYVIDPEGVVRHKFSSQFKPKKHIDEALSVIRAGTSA; encoded by the coding sequence ATGAGCGCCACCGTCGGCCAGCCCGCACCCGAGTTCACCCTGCCCGACCAGGACGGCTCCCCTGTGAGCCTGTCGGAGCTGCGAGGCGGGTGGGCCGTCGTCTACTTCTACCCGGCCGACGACACCCCCGGCTGCACCGCCGAGTCGTGCTCGTTCCGCGACAGCCACGAGGACTTCGTCGACGCCGGGGCCCGTGTCGTGGGCATCAGCGGCGACTCGGTGTCGTCGCACCGGGCCTTCGCCGACAAGCACCAGCTGCCGTTCACCCTGCTGGCCGATGAGAGCGGTGAGGTCCGCAAGGCCTGGGGCGTGGGCAAGACGCTGGGGCTGCTGCCGGGTCGGGTCACCTACGTGATCGACCCCGAGGGGGTCGTGCGTCACAAGTTCTCGTCGCAGTTCAAGCCCAAGAAGCACATCGACGAGGCCCTCTCCGTCATCCGCGCCGGCACCTCGGCCTGA
- a CDS encoding FitA-like ribbon-helix-helix domain-containing protein produces the protein MPNVQVRDVPDDVHAELVRRAELAGQSLQQFLAAQLGVIAATPTTEDILDRIERRSKGSLSAATTIDVLDEERARR, from the coding sequence ATGCCGAACGTGCAGGTCCGCGATGTTCCCGACGACGTCCACGCCGAGCTCGTGCGGCGAGCGGAGCTGGCAGGCCAGTCACTGCAACAGTTCCTGGCCGCGCAGCTCGGCGTGATCGCCGCCACGCCGACGACCGAGGACATCCTCGACCGGATCGAGCGCCGGTCGAAGGGCTCGTTGTCTGCTGCGACCACGATCGACGTCCTCGACGAGGAACGTGCTCGTCGTTGA
- the queE gene encoding 7-carboxy-7-deazaguanine synthase, whose protein sequence is MSTYLVKETFLTLQGEGMHGGRPAVFCRFSGCNLWTGREEHRAQAVCRFCDTDFVGTDGPGGGHFRSARALAEHVRSFWPSPGRGFVVCTGGEPTLQLDDAAVAALHAVDLEIAIETNGTRPVPAGVDWVCVSPKAGAEVVLERADELKLVVPQPGAEPERWVDFAADHHLLQPMDGPDRVANTAAAVAYCLEHPTWRLSVQTHKDIGIP, encoded by the coding sequence GCACCTACCTGGTCAAGGAGACCTTCCTCACCCTTCAGGGCGAGGGCATGCATGGCGGGCGGCCGGCGGTGTTCTGCCGCTTCTCGGGCTGCAACCTCTGGACCGGTCGCGAGGAGCACCGGGCCCAGGCCGTCTGCCGGTTCTGCGACACCGACTTCGTGGGCACCGACGGCCCCGGCGGCGGCCACTTCCGGTCGGCGCGGGCGCTGGCCGAGCACGTCCGCTCGTTCTGGCCGTCCCCGGGGCGGGGCTTCGTGGTCTGCACCGGCGGCGAGCCCACCCTCCAGCTCGACGACGCGGCCGTGGCCGCCCTGCACGCCGTCGACCTCGAGATCGCCATCGAGACCAACGGCACCCGGCCGGTGCCCGCCGGCGTCGACTGGGTGTGCGTGAGCCCCAAGGCGGGGGCCGAGGTGGTCCTCGAGCGGGCCGACGAGCTCAAGCTGGTCGTCCCCCAGCCCGGGGCCGAACCCGAGCGGTGGGTGGACTTCGCCGCCGACCACCACCTGTTGCAGCCCATGGACGGCCCCGACCGGGTGGCCAACACCGCGGCGGCCGTCGCCTACTGCCTCGAGCACCCGACCTGGCGGCTCTCCGTCCAGACCCACAAGGACATCGGCATCCCATGA
- a CDS encoding Nramp family divalent metal transporter has translation MSATSAEQTRDHRATTAPDAALRREVRPLPHGRRRLGWYGPALLWTVSAVGSGSVLFTPRIAARYEYQLLWLALVTCGFMWIMIREAARYTTATGRTLLDGFDRLPGPHGWALWVIFVPQLFAAVVGIAGLSALVGSALHVSFDVSPVPLTAAVIVGSTAVVGIGEYDLITKLTRALAVVLVVLSLVAATQVGSSPAEIASGLVPQIPDDFDVGFVLPWVGTILAGSMGIVWFSYWTGTHGYGGPTALSAEHHEAAGAEDDTPPAIDTEQRDSRLQAWLRLVSRAAGLAVVTGALVIGSFNVLGAELLAPEGTVPSGVDVAADLGGLMEGVWGRSGFWALIALTVFALGGSVMANQDGWGRSFADITMLLTRRRGRPHWLTRRRLRRLYVVAVTGLLPLAVYLVVQDPVTIMSMSGVVAAVHTPFIVGLILLVNWRHLPPVVRPGLLATGALALAGCFYLALSVLRVVA, from the coding sequence GTGTCCGCCACCTCCGCCGAGCAGACCCGAGACCACCGCGCCACCACGGCGCCCGACGCCGCCCTCCGACGGGAGGTGCGGCCGCTGCCCCACGGGCGGCGACGGCTCGGATGGTACGGACCGGCCCTGCTGTGGACCGTCTCCGCGGTGGGGTCGGGCTCGGTGCTGTTCACCCCCCGGATCGCCGCCCGCTACGAGTACCAGCTGCTGTGGCTGGCCCTCGTCACGTGCGGGTTCATGTGGATCATGATCCGCGAGGCGGCCCGGTACACCACCGCCACCGGACGGACCCTCCTCGATGGCTTCGACCGGCTGCCGGGCCCGCACGGCTGGGCCCTCTGGGTGATCTTCGTCCCCCAGCTCTTCGCCGCCGTGGTGGGGATCGCCGGGCTCTCGGCGCTCGTCGGCAGTGCCCTGCACGTGTCGTTCGACGTCTCACCCGTGCCGTTGACCGCTGCGGTCATCGTGGGCTCCACCGCCGTCGTCGGCATCGGGGAGTACGACCTGATCACCAAGCTCACCCGGGCCCTGGCCGTGGTGCTGGTCGTGTTGAGCCTGGTCGCCGCCACCCAGGTGGGATCGTCGCCGGCGGAGATCGCATCGGGTCTGGTGCCCCAGATCCCCGACGACTTCGACGTGGGCTTCGTGCTGCCCTGGGTGGGCACCATCCTGGCCGGCTCGATGGGCATCGTCTGGTTCTCGTACTGGACCGGCACCCACGGCTACGGCGGACCGACGGCCCTGTCGGCCGAGCACCACGAGGCGGCCGGTGCCGAGGACGACACCCCACCGGCCATCGACACCGAGCAGCGCGACTCACGCCTGCAGGCCTGGCTGAGGCTCGTGTCGCGTGCCGCCGGCCTGGCCGTGGTGACCGGGGCGCTGGTCATCGGCTCGTTCAACGTGCTCGGGGCCGAGCTGCTCGCCCCGGAGGGCACGGTGCCGTCGGGGGTCGACGTCGCCGCCGACCTCGGCGGGCTCATGGAGGGCGTGTGGGGCCGGTCCGGCTTCTGGGCCCTCATCGCGCTGACCGTCTTCGCCCTGGGCGGCAGCGTGATGGCCAACCAGGACGGGTGGGGTCGCAGCTTCGCCGACATCACCATGCTGCTCACCCGACGGCGTGGCCGGCCTCACTGGCTCACCCGCCGACGGCTCCGCCGTCTCTACGTGGTGGCGGTCACCGGCCTGCTCCCGCTCGCGGTCTACCTGGTGGTGCAGGATCCGGTCACCATCATGAGCATGTCGGGGGTCGTGGCCGCGGTGCACACGCCGTTCATCGTCGGGCTCATCTTGTTGGTCAACTGGCGCCACCTGCCCCCGGTGGTGCGACCGGGCCTGCTGGCCACGGGCGCGCTGGCCCTGGCCGGATGCTTCTATCTGGCCCTCTCGGTGCTGCGCGTCGTCGCCTGA
- the selD gene encoding selenide, water dikinase SelD translates to MTTPSAKRLTEYSHGAGCACKLPPGLLGEVVANLRPVTDERLLVGSATGDDAGVWRLDDDRALVFTTDFFTPIVDDARTWGRVAAVNAVSDVYAMGGRPLIALNLVAWNVDELSAELLGEVLAGAGDVAAEAGFAIVGGHSVDDPEPKYGLAVVGEAHPDRLLTNAGLRPGQALVLTKALGTGIASTAVKRGVAPPEVAAAAVDSMLVLNADAARVALSAGATGATDVTGFGLLGHLGRMALESGVDVAVEAGAVPVIAGVRDLAAAGVVPGGSGRNRAFVADRLVVGDGVDELSVTVLADAQTSGGLVFGVDPARAADAVAELRALGHPAAVIGEVLAPDPAGSATRTGRLHLR, encoded by the coding sequence ATGACCACGCCCTCGGCCAAGCGCCTCACCGAGTACAGCCACGGCGCGGGGTGTGCCTGCAAGCTGCCACCCGGGCTCCTGGGCGAGGTCGTCGCCAACCTGCGACCGGTCACCGACGAGCGGCTCCTGGTGGGCTCGGCCACGGGCGACGACGCCGGCGTCTGGCGCCTCGACGACGATCGGGCCCTGGTGTTCACCACCGACTTCTTCACCCCGATCGTCGACGACGCCCGCACCTGGGGCCGGGTGGCGGCGGTGAACGCCGTCTCCGACGTCTACGCCATGGGCGGGCGGCCCCTGATCGCCCTCAACCTGGTGGCGTGGAACGTCGACGAGCTCTCCGCCGAGCTGTTGGGGGAGGTGTTGGCCGGGGCCGGTGACGTGGCCGCCGAGGCCGGCTTCGCCATCGTGGGAGGGCACTCCGTCGACGACCCCGAGCCCAAGTACGGCCTGGCCGTGGTGGGCGAGGCCCACCCCGACCGGCTGCTCACCAACGCCGGGCTACGGCCCGGCCAGGCCCTGGTGCTGACCAAGGCGTTGGGCACCGGCATCGCGTCCACCGCGGTCAAGCGCGGCGTGGCCCCGCCCGAGGTGGCCGCCGCGGCCGTCGACTCCATGCTGGTGCTCAACGCCGACGCCGCCCGGGTGGCGCTCTCGGCCGGGGCCACCGGCGCGACCGACGTCACCGGCTTCGGACTCCTCGGCCACCTGGGCCGCATGGCGCTGGAGTCGGGGGTCGACGTGGCCGTGGAGGCCGGCGCCGTCCCCGTGATCGCAGGGGTGAGGGACCTGGCCGCGGCCGGCGTGGTGCCGGGAGGATCGGGCCGCAACCGGGCGTTCGTGGCCGACCGCCTGGTGGTGGGCGACGGCGTCGACGAGCTGTCGGTCACCGTGCTGGCCGACGCCCAGACCTCGGGCGGGCTGGTCTTCGGTGTGGACCCCGCCCGGGCCGCCGACGCCGTGGCCGAGCTGCGCGCCCTCGGTCACCCGGCCGCGGTCATCGGCGAGGTCCTCGCCCCCGACCCGGCCGGGTCCGCCACTCGCACCGGACGCCTCCACCTCCGCTGA
- a CDS encoding type II toxin-antitoxin system VapC family toxin, with protein MLVVDASILAPAVADEGSDGRRFRERLRGETVIGPDLLRLEVVSVLRRHVAKGSLTHVQADRAVEDLLAFPITVFPTAPLLPRVWELRHNVSAYDGCYVALAEAVDHPLLTADRRLAEAPGLRCAVEVP; from the coding sequence GTGCTCGTCGTTGATGCGTCGATCCTCGCGCCGGCCGTGGCCGACGAGGGAAGCGACGGCCGACGGTTCCGCGAACGCCTACGCGGCGAGACCGTCATCGGCCCTGACCTGCTCCGACTCGAGGTGGTCTCGGTCCTGCGACGACATGTCGCCAAGGGTTCCCTGACCCACGTTCAAGCCGATCGCGCGGTCGAGGACCTCCTGGCGTTCCCGATCACCGTGTTCCCCACAGCCCCGCTCCTGCCTCGGGTGTGGGAGCTCCGCCACAACGTGAGCGCCTACGACGGCTGCTACGTCGCGCTGGCCGAGGCGGTCGACCACCCCCTGCTGACCGCAGACCGGCGCCTCGCCGAGGCGCCCGGCCTCCGCTGCGCCGTCGAAGTGCCGTAG
- a CDS encoding TIGR03086 family metal-binding protein has protein sequence MTTSNSSTTPQLADPRPILDRAIATGGVVIAGVRPEQLAAATPCPEMDVRAMLRHVVGVLDRIAALGHGEDPFAVTETDVPDDGWSDAWTRAGRRAADAWRDDALLDRPMALPWIEGSGAEILTSYFSELTVHTWDLATATGQQPRWDDSVLTAALEARPILPAENRRALVEEISAGLGLDEVAIPFAEAVAVPDDASAIDRLVAWNGRDPRRSS, from the coding sequence ATGACCACATCGAACAGCTCCACCACCCCGCAGCTCGCCGACCCCCGGCCGATCCTCGATCGGGCCATCGCCACCGGTGGGGTGGTGATCGCCGGCGTGCGGCCCGAACAGCTCGCCGCTGCGACACCGTGCCCGGAGATGGACGTGCGCGCGATGCTGCGCCACGTCGTCGGGGTCCTCGACCGCATCGCCGCCCTCGGCCACGGCGAAGACCCCTTCGCCGTGACCGAGACCGACGTGCCCGACGACGGCTGGTCCGACGCGTGGACGAGGGCGGGCAGGCGAGCCGCCGACGCGTGGCGCGACGATGCCCTGCTCGATCGGCCCATGGCGCTGCCCTGGATCGAGGGCAGCGGCGCGGAGATCCTGACCTCCTACTTCTCCGAGCTGACCGTCCACACGTGGGACCTCGCCACGGCCACCGGCCAGCAGCCCCGCTGGGACGACTCGGTCCTCACCGCCGCGCTCGAGGCTCGCCCCATCCTGCCCGCGGAGAACCGCCGAGCCCTCGTCGAGGAGATCTCGGCCGGGCTGGGGCTCGACGAGGTCGCCATCCCGTTCGCCGAGGCCGTCGCCGTCCCTGACGATGCCTCCGCCATCGACCGCCTCGTCGCCTGGAACGGCCGGGATCCCCGACGCTCGTCCTGA